Proteins from a genomic interval of Microbacterium phyllosphaerae:
- a CDS encoding carbohydrate ABC transporter permease — MSTTATRTIVTGKKSGRGRALRSGRRPENEPARPGQRARLRRETATGYAFLTPWLIGFFGLTGVPMVYSLYLSFTKYNIFQPPKWIGLDNYIRLFTSDPNFIQSAQITLVYVFIGTPITLAAALAVAMLLNYRDKGAGFFRSAFYAPSLIGGSVSVAIVWRAMFSTDGPVDSGLQIFGVDLGGWIGNPSLVLPMMILLAVWQFGATMVIFLAGLKQIPKELYEAAEMDGANAYRRFRAVTIPMLSPVMFFNLLLGLIGAFQVFASAYIISNGTGGPAGMTNFITVYLYKRGFSDGQMGYAAAIAWVLLVVVAIIAFILFRTQRSWVHYSGDDK, encoded by the coding sequence ATGAGCACGACGGCGACCAGGACGATCGTCACGGGCAAGAAGTCCGGGCGAGGGCGGGCGCTGCGCAGCGGCCGCCGCCCCGAGAACGAGCCCGCACGGCCCGGCCAGCGCGCGCGTCTGCGTCGCGAGACCGCGACCGGCTATGCGTTCCTCACCCCATGGCTGATCGGCTTCTTCGGGCTGACCGGCGTGCCGATGGTGTACTCCCTGTACCTGTCCTTCACGAAGTACAACATCTTCCAGCCGCCCAAGTGGATCGGCCTGGACAACTACATCCGTCTCTTCACGAGCGATCCGAACTTCATCCAGTCGGCGCAGATCACCCTGGTCTACGTGTTCATCGGCACCCCGATCACCCTCGCCGCGGCGCTCGCGGTCGCGATGCTCCTGAACTACCGCGACAAGGGTGCGGGCTTCTTCCGCTCGGCGTTCTACGCCCCGTCGCTCATCGGCGGTTCGGTCTCGGTCGCGATCGTGTGGCGAGCGATGTTCTCCACCGACGGCCCGGTCGACAGCGGCCTGCAGATCTTCGGCGTCGACCTCGGAGGGTGGATCGGAAACCCGAGCCTCGTGCTCCCGATGATGATCCTGCTCGCGGTGTGGCAGTTCGGCGCCACGATGGTGATCTTCCTCGCCGGTCTCAAGCAGATCCCCAAGGAGCTGTATGAGGCGGCCGAGATGGACGGCGCGAACGCCTACCGCCGGTTCCGCGCGGTGACCATCCCCATGCTCTCGCCGGTGATGTTCTTCAACCTGCTGCTCGGTCTGATCGGCGCCTTCCAGGTGTTCGCCTCGGCGTACATCATCTCGAACGGCACCGGCGGTCCCGCCGGCATGACGAACTTCATCACCGTGTACCTGTACAAGCGCGGATTCTCCGACGGACAGATGGGCTACGCCGCGGCGATCGCCTGGGTACTGCTGGTCGTCGTCGCGATCATCGCCTTCATCCTCTTCCGCACCCAGAGGTCGTGGGTGCACTACTCGGGAGACGACAAATGA
- a CDS encoding carbohydrate ABC transporter permease, which yields MSITTPTTEAVVTASASTPRRRIKRKTWQTVIWFIGLIVLTAVVLYPLLWLFLSTFKPNSEFGQNPGLFPQAPTVENYGKVMEGIAGVPMWRFFLNSLILAVSAVVGTVLSSALAAYAFARVQFKGLGVLFAAMIGTLLLPFHVVIIPQYIIFNQLGWVDTFIPLILPKFLATEAFFVFLLVQFIRQMPRDMDEAARIDGAGHLRIFWSIILPLIKPALITCAIFSFIWAWNDFLGPLLYLTSPENYPLPIALRLYNDQTSSSDYGATVTASFVALLPVLLFFVVFQRFLVDGVATQGLKG from the coding sequence ATGAGCATCACCACCCCCACCACCGAGGCCGTCGTCACTGCATCCGCCTCCACGCCTCGGCGCAGGATCAAGCGCAAGACCTGGCAGACCGTCATCTGGTTCATCGGTCTGATCGTGCTCACCGCAGTGGTCCTCTATCCGCTGCTATGGCTGTTCCTGTCGACGTTCAAGCCGAACTCCGAGTTCGGTCAGAACCCCGGTCTGTTCCCGCAGGCGCCGACCGTCGAGAACTACGGCAAGGTGATGGAGGGCATCGCCGGAGTGCCGATGTGGCGCTTCTTCCTGAACTCGCTGATCCTCGCGGTCTCCGCGGTCGTCGGCACGGTGCTCTCGTCGGCGCTCGCGGCGTACGCGTTCGCCCGCGTGCAGTTCAAGGGTCTGGGTGTGCTGTTCGCCGCGATGATCGGCACGCTGCTGCTGCCGTTCCACGTCGTGATCATCCCGCAGTACATCATCTTCAATCAGCTCGGCTGGGTCGACACGTTCATCCCGCTGATCCTGCCGAAGTTCCTCGCCACCGAGGCGTTCTTCGTCTTCCTGCTCGTGCAGTTCATCCGTCAGATGCCGCGCGACATGGACGAGGCGGCCCGCATCGACGGTGCGGGGCATCTGCGGATCTTCTGGTCGATCATCCTCCCGCTCATCAAGCCGGCGCTGATCACCTGCGCGATCTTCTCGTTCATCTGGGCGTGGAACGACTTCCTCGGCCCGCTGCTCTACCTGACGAGCCCCGAGAACTACCCGCTGCCGATCGCGCTGCGTCTCTACAACGACCAGACCTCGTCGTCCGACTACGGCGCGACGGTCACGGCCTCGTTCGTCGCGCTGCTGCCGGTGCTGCTGTTCTTCGTGGTCTTCCAGCGCTTCCTCGTCGACGGTGTCGCCACCCAGGGACTGAAGGGTTAG
- a CDS encoding LacI family DNA-binding transcriptional regulator, with the protein MAVGVKDVAAAAGVSVGTVSNVLNQPERVSAKTVERVQRVIQELGFVRNDAARQLRAGRSRSIGLVVPDIGNPFFAEVVRGAEDRAADAGMTVLLGNSDERDERQLAHLELFQEQRVNGVLLTPASDDLSAVHRFAAGGMPVILVDREVEEGLLPSVSVDDVEGGRLAAEHLLASGRRRLAFVGGPQSVHQVADRLRGVQAAVAAHPEVTLEVFEQTALTVLQGRAAGEAIAARPADARPDAVFAANDLLAVGLLQAFSFGSAIRVPDDIAMVGYDDIDFASATVVPLSSVRQPARLLGWTGVDLLLKELDGVEHDRRVRFQPELVVRESSSGGA; encoded by the coding sequence ATGGCGGTAGGGGTGAAAGACGTCGCGGCTGCGGCCGGCGTCTCGGTCGGCACCGTCTCGAACGTGCTCAACCAGCCGGAACGCGTCTCGGCCAAGACGGTCGAGCGCGTGCAGCGGGTCATCCAGGAGCTCGGCTTCGTGCGCAACGACGCGGCCAGGCAGCTGCGAGCAGGCCGCAGCCGCAGCATCGGACTCGTCGTGCCCGACATCGGAAACCCGTTCTTCGCCGAGGTGGTGCGCGGGGCGGAAGACAGAGCAGCGGATGCCGGCATGACCGTGTTGCTCGGCAACAGCGACGAGCGGGATGAGCGCCAGCTGGCGCATCTCGAGCTGTTCCAGGAGCAGCGGGTGAACGGCGTGCTGCTGACGCCCGCCTCCGACGACCTCTCGGCCGTGCACCGCTTCGCCGCGGGTGGCATGCCGGTGATCCTCGTCGACCGCGAGGTGGAGGAGGGGCTTCTTCCATCGGTCTCGGTCGACGACGTCGAGGGCGGCCGACTCGCCGCCGAGCACCTGCTCGCATCCGGACGACGCCGACTGGCGTTCGTCGGTGGACCGCAGTCGGTGCACCAGGTCGCGGATCGTCTTCGCGGTGTGCAGGCGGCCGTCGCCGCGCACCCCGAGGTGACGCTCGAGGTCTTCGAGCAGACTGCCCTCACGGTCCTTCAGGGGAGGGCTGCGGGTGAGGCCATCGCGGCACGGCCCGCTGACGCGCGACCGGACGCCGTCTTCGCCGCGAACGACCTCCTGGCCGTCGGACTTCTCCAGGCATTCAGCTTCGGCTCCGCGATCCGCGTGCCCGACGACATCGCCATGGTCGGCTATGACGACATCGACTTCGCCTCGGCGACCGTCGTGCCGTTGAGCTCGGTGAGGCAGCCGGCTCGGCTGCTCGGCTGGACCGGGGTGGATCTGCTGCTCAAGGAGCTCGACGGCGTCGAACACGACCGGCGCGTGCGATTCCAGCCCGAGCTCGTCGTGCGGGAGTCCAGCTCCGGCGGAGCCTGA
- a CDS encoding excinuclease ABC subunit UvrA has protein sequence MMGGTPPSKLSGTSNAIVVTGARVHNLRDVSVGIPRDALVAFTGVSGSGKSSLAFGTLYAEAQRRYFESVAPYARRLMSQVDIPDVDAIAGLPPAVALPQQRTAGSARSTVGSATSIGNVVRMLFSRVGTYPPGAEPLFAEDFSANTVQGACPRCHGIGQVYDVPLHLMVPDESLTIRDRALDAWPRAWHGKQLIDSLISLGYDIDIPWRDLPEEQREWVLYTEESPQVPVFTDRGPAQVRKAVAAGIEPSYMSTFVGVKRYVLNTFAHSKSAKMREKAASFMVSVRCPMCNGRRLKPEALAVTFAGLDITEMAGLPLADLATLLETALDPSGDQSSAGGPAGEALSPEKRLAAHRLVDELRDRVSPIVELGLGYLSLDRSTPTLSSGELQRMRLATQVLSQLFGVMFVLDEPSAGLHPADGEALVRILRSLRDSGNTVFFVEHSLDVIRHADWIVDIGPGAGATGGEIVYSGPIDGLREAERSQTRRYLFADDPRTEQPATPKPAAREPDGELVLTDVSRNNLRSVSVSIPLGCLTAVTGVSGSGKSSLVTQALPDLLQRSLSSEVDSASVDASEGAQSTTADPLFTSPTSETTGRASGPAGRVRRVVQVSQKPIGRTSRSNVATYTGLFDRVRALFAATPEARRRRYAASRFSFNLPSGRCPTCKGEGTVEVELLFLPTVHAPCSTCGGTRYNPETLEIELHGHTIAEVLALSVNDARVLFDDDADVARHLDALLDVGLGYLPLGQSATELSGGEAQRVKLASELRRAQHGDTLYLLDEPTSGLHPSDTDRLLVHLQHLVDAGNTVVMVEHDMRVVAQADWVIDMGPGAGDLGGAVVAEGTPRAVASASDSTTASYLADALTAQEIRITS, from the coding sequence ATGATGGGCGGGACCCCACCGTCGAAGCTCTCGGGCACGTCGAACGCCATCGTCGTGACCGGCGCACGTGTGCACAATCTTCGCGACGTGAGCGTCGGGATCCCCCGCGACGCCCTCGTCGCGTTCACGGGCGTCTCGGGCTCGGGCAAGAGTTCCCTCGCGTTCGGCACCCTGTACGCCGAGGCCCAGCGTCGATACTTCGAGTCGGTCGCGCCCTATGCGCGGCGCCTGATGAGCCAGGTCGACATCCCCGACGTCGATGCCATCGCGGGGCTGCCGCCTGCGGTCGCCCTCCCCCAGCAGCGCACCGCCGGCAGTGCTCGGTCGACCGTCGGCAGCGCCACGTCGATCGGCAACGTCGTGCGCATGCTGTTCTCGCGCGTCGGGACGTACCCGCCGGGGGCGGAACCGCTGTTCGCCGAGGACTTCTCGGCGAACACCGTCCAGGGCGCGTGCCCTCGGTGCCACGGGATCGGGCAGGTCTACGACGTACCTCTGCACCTCATGGTCCCCGACGAGTCGCTGACGATCCGCGACCGTGCTCTCGACGCCTGGCCGAGGGCATGGCACGGCAAACAGCTCATCGACAGCCTGATCTCTCTCGGTTACGACATCGACATCCCCTGGCGCGATCTGCCCGAGGAGCAGCGTGAGTGGGTGCTGTACACCGAGGAATCCCCTCAGGTTCCGGTGTTCACCGACCGTGGTCCGGCGCAGGTGCGCAAGGCCGTCGCGGCCGGGATCGAGCCGTCATACATGAGCACGTTCGTCGGCGTGAAGCGGTACGTGCTCAACACCTTCGCCCACTCGAAGAGCGCGAAGATGCGCGAGAAGGCGGCGAGCTTCATGGTCAGCGTCCGGTGTCCGATGTGCAATGGACGGCGGCTGAAGCCCGAGGCTCTCGCCGTGACGTTTGCGGGTCTCGACATCACAGAGATGGCCGGGCTGCCGCTCGCCGATCTCGCGACTCTGCTCGAGACAGCCCTCGACCCGTCCGGCGACCAGTCGAGTGCCGGCGGGCCTGCTGGCGAGGCGCTCTCACCCGAGAAGCGCCTCGCGGCGCACCGGCTGGTCGACGAGCTGCGCGATCGGGTCTCGCCCATCGTCGAGCTCGGTCTGGGCTACCTCTCGCTCGACCGTTCGACGCCCACGCTCTCCTCAGGCGAACTGCAGCGCATGCGGCTCGCCACCCAGGTGCTCTCGCAGCTGTTCGGGGTCATGTTCGTGCTCGACGAGCCGTCTGCCGGGCTGCATCCCGCCGACGGCGAAGCGCTCGTGCGCATCCTCCGCTCGCTCAGAGACTCGGGCAACACGGTGTTCTTCGTCGAGCACTCCCTCGACGTGATCCGGCATGCGGACTGGATCGTCGACATCGGCCCCGGTGCGGGAGCGACCGGGGGCGAGATCGTCTACTCCGGGCCGATCGACGGGCTCCGAGAAGCCGAACGCTCCCAGACACGGCGATACCTGTTCGCCGACGACCCGCGCACCGAGCAGCCGGCGACACCGAAGCCTGCCGCTCGCGAGCCGGATGGCGAGCTCGTACTCACCGATGTCTCGCGCAACAACCTCCGTAGCGTGTCGGTGTCGATCCCCCTCGGCTGCCTCACCGCCGTCACAGGTGTCTCAGGCTCGGGCAAGTCGTCTCTCGTCACCCAGGCCCTTCCCGACCTGCTGCAGAGGAGCCTGTCCAGCGAGGTGGACAGCGCGTCGGTCGACGCGTCGGAAGGCGCGCAGAGCACGACAGCGGACCCACTGTTCACCTCGCCGACGAGCGAGACGACGGGGCGTGCGTCCGGCCCCGCCGGCCGGGTGCGTCGCGTCGTGCAGGTCAGTCAGAAGCCGATCGGTCGCACGTCACGATCGAACGTGGCGACGTACACGGGGCTCTTCGACCGCGTGCGCGCTCTGTTCGCCGCGACTCCGGAGGCGCGCCGGCGGCGCTACGCCGCGAGCCGGTTCTCGTTCAACCTCCCGAGCGGACGATGCCCCACCTGCAAGGGCGAGGGCACGGTCGAGGTGGAGCTGCTCTTCCTCCCCACCGTCCATGCCCCGTGCAGCACGTGCGGCGGCACGCGCTACAACCCGGAGACCCTCGAGATCGAACTCCACGGGCACACGATCGCCGAGGTCCTCGCCCTGAGCGTGAACGACGCGCGTGTTCTGTTCGACGACGACGCCGACGTCGCGCGACACCTCGACGCCCTGCTCGACGTGGGACTCGGGTACCTGCCGCTGGGCCAGTCGGCGACGGAGCTCTCCGGCGGCGAGGCGCAGCGCGTGAAGCTGGCGTCAGAGCTCCGGCGTGCGCAGCACGGAGACACCCTCTATCTGCTCGACGAGCCCACCTCCGGGCTGCATCCGTCCGACACCGATCGGCTGCTCGTCCACCTTCAGCACCTGGTCGATGCCGGCAACACGGTCGTGATGGTCGAGCACGACATGCGCGTCGTCGCGCAGGCCGACTGGGTGATCGACATGGGGCCCGGAGCCGGAGACCTCGGCGGTGCTGTCGTGGCCGAGGGAACTCCTCGGGCCGTCGCCTCGGCGAGCGACAGCACGACGGCGTCGTACCTTGCGGATGCCCTCACCGCGCAGGAGATCCGGATCACCTCCTGA
- a CDS encoding aldo/keto reductase, whose translation MPIAADDPRLTQAYDAASTRYTDVPFQRAGASGVQLPKVSLGLWQNFGRDRTFDSQREIVLHAFDRGVVHIDLANNYGPPYGSAESTFGAVLDSGLARYRDELFVTTKAGYDMWPGPFGDGGSRKYLTRSLEQSLTRMNTDYVDVFYSHRPDPETPLEETVTALADIVRSGKALYVGISNYPAELARRAYELLAEQGVKLLLHQPRYSLFDRTPEAELFPALRELQVGSAVFSPLAQGLLTAKYIDGDVPADSRAANSHFLNGSALTDSYLERIRGIDRVAKEAGLSIPQLAVAWVLRDPVVTTAIIGASRTGQIDDAVAASQVVLSVDVISALEEFAATPGATVV comes from the coding sequence ATGCCCATCGCCGCTGATGACCCCCGCCTGACGCAGGCCTACGACGCCGCATCCACCCGCTACACCGACGTCCCGTTCCAACGCGCCGGGGCGAGCGGCGTGCAGCTGCCCAAGGTCTCGTTGGGGCTGTGGCAGAACTTCGGTCGCGACCGCACCTTCGACAGCCAGCGTGAGATCGTGCTGCACGCCTTCGACCGCGGCGTCGTGCACATCGACCTCGCCAACAACTACGGCCCGCCCTACGGTTCGGCCGAGTCGACGTTCGGAGCGGTGCTCGACAGCGGCCTGGCGCGCTACCGCGACGAGCTGTTCGTGACGACCAAGGCCGGATACGACATGTGGCCGGGGCCGTTCGGTGACGGCGGATCCCGCAAGTACCTCACGCGCTCGCTCGAGCAGAGCCTCACGCGCATGAACACCGACTACGTCGACGTGTTCTACTCCCACCGCCCCGACCCCGAGACGCCTCTCGAAGAGACGGTCACGGCACTCGCCGACATCGTGCGCAGCGGCAAGGCGCTGTACGTCGGCATCTCGAACTACCCGGCTGAGCTCGCCCGTCGGGCATACGAGCTTCTCGCCGAGCAGGGAGTGAAGCTGCTGCTGCACCAGCCCCGTTACTCGCTGTTCGACCGCACGCCCGAGGCCGAGCTGTTCCCGGCGCTGCGTGAGCTGCAGGTCGGCAGCGCGGTGTTCTCGCCGCTCGCGCAGGGCCTCCTCACGGCGAAGTACATCGACGGCGACGTGCCTGCCGACTCGCGCGCGGCCAACAGCCACTTCCTCAACGGATCGGCGCTCACCGACAGCTACCTCGAGCGCATCCGCGGTATCGACCGCGTCGCGAAGGAGGCGGGCCTCTCGATCCCGCAGCTCGCCGTCGCGTGGGTGCTGCGCGACCCGGTGGTGACGACCGCGATCATCGGCGCATCGCGCACCGGTCAGATCGATGACGCCGTCGCCGCGAGCCAGGTCGTGCTCTCGGTCGACGTCATCTCCGCCCTCGAGGAGTTCGCGGCCACGCCCGGCGCGACCGTCGTCTGA
- a CDS encoding GntR family transcriptional regulator has translation MTVADAELRARQWIHRSPLPLPELAFHHILAAILRGEYSPGDRLNTARFAEELHMSLNPIREAIIRLRDIGLVEVTPARYTKVADFTADESRAAIGYAGVLAGTALKAILPTISSEGLSDLVACAEEIGEADGVDGRNAAVIAFLTAVADLMEHPRRAIHLVETTILAQCALQFGEVAGRDESTPAPFRAAEAVGHAMRAADPDLTEAAVRTLFEHLAESSAAVSRSAPSRLRDVEPAA, from the coding sequence ATGACAGTCGCAGACGCCGAGTTACGTGCGCGCCAGTGGATTCACCGCAGCCCGCTTCCGCTGCCCGAGCTGGCTTTCCACCACATCCTCGCGGCGATCCTCCGAGGCGAGTACTCGCCGGGCGACAGGCTCAACACGGCGCGCTTCGCCGAGGAGCTTCACATGTCGCTGAACCCGATCCGCGAAGCGATCATCCGGCTTCGCGACATCGGACTGGTGGAGGTCACTCCCGCCCGCTACACGAAGGTCGCGGACTTCACCGCGGACGAGTCGCGCGCGGCCATCGGTTACGCGGGCGTGCTGGCCGGCACGGCGCTGAAGGCGATCCTGCCGACGATCTCATCAGAAGGGCTGTCGGATCTCGTGGCCTGTGCCGAGGAGATCGGCGAGGCTGACGGGGTCGATGGCCGTAACGCCGCGGTGATCGCTTTTCTCACCGCCGTGGCCGACCTCATGGAGCATCCGCGGCGGGCCATCCACCTCGTCGAGACGACGATCCTGGCCCAGTGCGCGCTGCAGTTCGGCGAGGTCGCAGGCCGAGACGAGTCGACGCCGGCGCCGTTCCGCGCGGCCGAAGCCGTCGGGCACGCGATGCGGGCAGCGGATCCGGACCTCACCGAGGCGGCCGTTCGCACGCTCTTCGAGCATCTCGCGGAGTCCTCGGCTGCTGTCTCGAGATCAGCTCCGTCCCGTCTTCGGGATGTGGAGCCCGCCGCCTGA
- a CDS encoding NAD-dependent epimerase/dehydratase family protein yields MTATKVLFIGGTGIISSAASALAASRGMEVTLLNRGQSRREPAPGVEVLTADVSDAAAVDAALAGREFDVVADMIAFTPEQVQRDIDRFEGRTGQYVFISSASAYQKPVARLPITESTPLRNPHWQYSRDKIACEDLLSAAYRERGFPVTVLRPSHTYDRWTIPAFGGWTAIDRIRRGEEIIVHGDGTSLWTLTHSSDFAVGFAGLLGNPLAYGDTFQITSDFVYTWNEIYSILGRAAGAEPKIRYATSAAIEAAAPERAGQLTGDMAHSVIFDNTKIRRVVPDFNPVVPLHTAAREIIDWHDAHPELQRVDPAMDALFDRLLA; encoded by the coding sequence ATGACTGCGACGAAGGTGTTGTTCATCGGTGGGACCGGAATCATCTCCTCGGCGGCGAGTGCGCTCGCCGCATCTCGGGGGATGGAGGTCACGCTGTTGAATCGAGGGCAGTCGCGCCGTGAGCCCGCCCCGGGCGTCGAGGTGCTGACGGCGGATGTGTCGGATGCCGCGGCGGTCGACGCTGCTCTCGCCGGTCGTGAGTTCGATGTGGTCGCCGACATGATCGCCTTCACCCCCGAGCAGGTGCAGCGCGACATCGACCGGTTCGAGGGACGCACGGGTCAGTACGTCTTCATCAGCTCGGCATCCGCGTATCAGAAGCCGGTCGCGCGCCTGCCGATCACCGAGTCCACGCCGCTGCGCAACCCGCACTGGCAGTACTCGCGCGACAAGATCGCCTGCGAAGACCTGCTCTCCGCCGCGTATCGTGAGCGCGGGTTCCCGGTCACGGTGCTGCGTCCTTCGCACACATACGACAGATGGACGATCCCGGCCTTCGGCGGGTGGACGGCGATCGACCGCATCCGCCGCGGTGAGGAGATCATCGTGCACGGCGACGGCACCTCGCTGTGGACGCTCACGCATTCGAGCGACTTCGCGGTGGGCTTCGCCGGACTCCTCGGCAACCCCCTGGCATACGGTGACACCTTCCAGATCACCAGCGACTTCGTCTACACCTGGAACGAGATCTACTCGATCCTCGGACGAGCGGCGGGCGCCGAGCCGAAGATCCGATACGCGACGAGCGCGGCGATCGAGGCTGCCGCGCCCGAGCGCGCCGGTCAGCTCACCGGCGACATGGCGCACTCGGTCATCTTCGACAACACGAAGATCCGTCGAGTCGTGCCCGACTTCAACCCGGTCGTCCCCCTGCACACCGCGGCGCGGGAGATCATCGACTGGCACGATGCGCACCCCGAGCTGCAGCGCGTAGACCCCGCCATGGACGCGCTGTTCGACCGCCTGCTCGCCTGA
- a CDS encoding VOC family protein, with amino-acid sequence MTAFQTTHAFSGFSVDDIDAARSFYGDTLGFDVTTNAMGFLDIHLPDGGSILVYAKPNHTPASFTILNFPVDDIDAAVDELNGRGVVTKIYDDSEFATDEKGILRGGPDRGPDIAWFTDPAGNVLAVMSAA; translated from the coding sequence ATGACCGCCTTTCAGACCACGCACGCGTTCAGCGGATTCAGCGTCGACGACATCGACGCGGCCCGCTCCTTCTACGGCGACACCCTCGGGTTCGACGTCACGACCAATGCCATGGGCTTCCTCGACATCCATCTGCCCGACGGCGGATCGATCCTCGTCTACGCCAAGCCGAACCACACCCCGGCGAGCTTCACGATCCTGAACTTCCCCGTCGACGACATCGACGCAGCCGTCGACGAGCTCAACGGACGCGGCGTCGTGACGAAGATCTACGACGACTCGGAGTTCGCCACCGACGAGAAGGGGATCCTCCGCGGCGGGCCGGATCGAGGACCCGACATCGCGTGGTTCACCGACCCTGCGGGCAATGTGCTCGCGGTGATGTCCGCCGCCTGA
- a CDS encoding NAD(P)-dependent oxidoreductase: MKILIPNTIDLPVTADVETVVYDIDAAIPAEHRDAGVLVVWHNSSAWLQDAARALPKLRLVQALASGADAVLSAGFGDEVRICSGRSLHDGPVAEHALALILSAVRRLDRLHDAQRDHRWDDDFNDAQSAPDTQRSYTLAGARVTIWGFGSIASTLAPFLTALGADVQGIARTAGTRSGYPVHADADASAILAKTDVLVSILPATAETTDLFDAEVFGALKPGAAFVNVGRGATVDEGALIDALASGRLRAAAIDVTESEPLPASDPLWDAPNLLITPHIAGNRPVGAAQLVDQNVTRLAAGDDLVNQVHP, translated from the coding sequence ATGAAGATCCTGATCCCGAACACCATCGACCTGCCGGTCACCGCCGACGTCGAGACCGTCGTCTACGACATCGATGCCGCGATCCCCGCCGAGCACCGCGACGCCGGGGTGCTGGTCGTCTGGCACAACTCGTCGGCCTGGCTGCAGGATGCTGCCCGCGCGCTGCCGAAACTCAGGCTCGTGCAGGCGCTCGCCTCGGGTGCCGATGCGGTTCTGAGCGCCGGGTTCGGTGACGAGGTGCGGATCTGCTCGGGTCGCTCGCTGCACGACGGACCGGTCGCGGAGCACGCGCTGGCGCTGATCCTGAGCGCGGTGCGGCGTCTCGACCGTCTGCACGACGCGCAGCGCGACCACCGCTGGGACGACGACTTCAACGACGCGCAGAGCGCGCCCGACACGCAGCGTTCATACACGCTCGCCGGCGCGCGGGTGACGATCTGGGGCTTCGGCTCGATCGCCTCGACGCTCGCGCCGTTCCTCACGGCCCTGGGCGCCGATGTCCAGGGCATCGCCCGCACGGCAGGCACCCGGTCGGGCTACCCGGTGCACGCGGATGCCGATGCCTCGGCGATCCTCGCGAAGACCGATGTGCTCGTGTCGATCCTCCCCGCGACGGCCGAGACCACCGACCTGTTCGATGCTGAGGTCTTCGGCGCGCTCAAGCCCGGCGCTGCGTTCGTGAACGTCGGCCGCGGTGCGACGGTCGACGAGGGCGCGCTGATCGACGCACTGGCCTCGGGGCGGCTGCGGGCGGCCGCGATCGACGTCACAGAGTCCGAGCCGCTTCCGGCATCCGATCCGCTGTGGGATGCGCCGAACCTGCTGATCACGCCGCACATCGCCGGCAACCGCCCCGTCGGCGCCGCACAGTTGGTCGACCAGAACGTCACCCGGCTCGCCGCCGGAGACGACCTCGTCAATCAGGTGCACCCATAG
- a CDS encoding LacI family DNA-binding transcriptional regulator, with the protein MEKRPTSHDVAHLAGVSQSTVSFVFTGRAGISEATREKVLRAASELNYRPNLAARSMRTQRTGRLAVVVPITTMNPLTLLSGAIAAARDEGYVVEVVTLPDDAAERVERLAEVVDSGQYEGVLGFTPLPFTDTTGGGPIVLSVGEFDDAMHMTGEFTDSRPIVEMIERLAAQGHRRFIHLAGAEDFPSARARRDAYLATIDRLGLESLGVTGGDWSGKAGEDAIDALPDDTPPLAVIAANDVIATGAIRAATRRGWRLPQEVAVTGWDDHHQSAFLVPSLTSVVQDRERLGAYSMQRLIAAVRGSEPPRKPDGLLTIVWRESTESPQRPA; encoded by the coding sequence ATGGAGAAGCGCCCGACGAGCCATGACGTCGCCCATCTGGCCGGGGTGTCGCAGTCCACCGTGTCGTTCGTCTTCACCGGCCGCGCCGGGATCTCGGAAGCGACGCGTGAGAAAGTCCTGCGCGCGGCATCCGAGCTCAACTACCGGCCCAACCTCGCCGCACGATCGATGCGCACGCAACGCACCGGTCGCCTCGCTGTCGTCGTGCCGATCACCACGATGAATCCGCTCACTCTGCTGTCGGGCGCGATCGCCGCTGCCCGCGACGAGGGGTACGTCGTCGAAGTGGTGACCCTGCCCGACGACGCGGCAGAACGCGTCGAGCGTCTGGCCGAGGTCGTCGACTCGGGGCAGTACGAGGGCGTGCTCGGCTTCACCCCACTGCCCTTCACCGACACGACGGGCGGCGGGCCGATCGTGCTCTCGGTGGGCGAGTTCGACGACGCCATGCACATGACAGGCGAGTTCACCGACTCGCGCCCAATCGTCGAGATGATCGAGCGGCTCGCCGCCCAGGGGCACCGGCGCTTCATCCACCTCGCCGGCGCTGAGGACTTCCCCTCTGCCCGAGCCCGCAGAGACGCCTACCTCGCGACGATCGATCGACTCGGACTCGAGTCCCTCGGCGTGACCGGCGGCGACTGGAGCGGGAAGGCGGGAGAGGATGCCATCGACGCACTGCCCGACGACACTCCCCCGCTCGCCGTGATCGCCGCGAACGATGTCATCGCCACGGGCGCCATCCGAGCCGCCACGCGCCGCGGATGGAGGCTCCCGCAGGAGGTCGCCGTGACAGGGTGGGACGACCACCACCAGAGCGCGTTCCTCGTCCCGTCGCTCACGAGCGTCGTGCAGGACCGCGAACGCCTCGGTGCGTACTCGATGCAGCGGCTCATCGCCGCCGTGCGGGGCAGCGAGCCACCCCGGAAACCCGACGGCCTGCTCACGATCGTGTGGCGTGAGTCGACCGAATCCCCTCAACGACCAGCGTGA